The genomic interval ACTCAGCCCTCCCGCAGGACGTAGCCCACCCCGCGCACCGTGTGGATGAGCTGCGGGGCGCCGGGCTCGTCGAGCTTGCGGCGCAGGTAGCCGACGTAGACGGCGAGGTTCTTGGAGCCGGGGCCGAAGTCGTAACCCCAGATGCGGTCGTAGACGGCGGAGTGCTCGAGGACCACGCCGGCGTTGCGGATCAGCAGTTCCAGCAGCTCGAACTCGGTGCGGGTCAGCTCCAGTTCGCGGTCGCCGCGCCAGACCCGGCGGGCCTGCGGGTCCATGCGCAGCCCGGCCGCCTCCAGGTGGCGCCCGGACGGCGCCGCCGCGGCTCCGGACTCCTGGGCGGCCCGCCCGGGCTCCGCGGGCACGGGGGCCGCGCGGCGCAGGAGGGCGCGGAGCCGGGCGAAGACCTCCTCGACGTCGAACGGCTTGACGACGTAGTCGTCGGCGCCCGCGTCCAGGCCGGCGATCCGGTCGGCGGTCTCCACCAGCGCGGTCAGTATCAGCACCGGGGTGCGGTCGCCCTCGGCGCGCAGCGCCCGGCACACCTGGAGTCCGTCGATGCCGGGCATCATCACGTCGAGGACCAGCACGTCGGGCCGGCTGCGGCGGGCCTGCGCGAGGGCCTCGACGCCGTCGGCGACGGCCGTGACGCGGTAGCCCTCCAGGGTCAGCGCGCGCTCCAGGGCGTTGCGGATGGCGCGGTCGTCTTCGGCGAGCAGAACGGTGTGCGGCACCCGCCCAGTGTGCCAACCCGGCGGGCCGCACGGCCCCCCGCTCGCTCACCCCGGTCTCACCCGCCGGGACGCAACGCGGCGAGCCGTTCCTCGAAGGGGGTCACGTCCTCGAACGAGTCCCGCTTGGGGAGGGGCGCGCCGCCGGCCGCCCCTTGCCGGGCCTCCGCCCCGCCCTGGCCTGCCGGTTCCCGGCCGGAGGAGACCTGCCGGGCCTCCGAGCCGCCAGGCGCTGCGTCCCGCCGGGGGCGGTCGGCCGGAGCCGCCTGTCGGGGCAGGGGCCGGGTCGCCGGCGTGGTGGCCGTCAGCGCGGCCAGTTCGGTCGCCGCCCGCGCGATGCGGGCGTTCAGTCCCTCCGCGCCCCAGTCCTCCGAGGCCGCGTAGACGCCGGTGGGGACGACGACCGCGCGGAGGTAGGAGAAGAGCGGGCGCAGCGCGTGGTCGAGGACCAGCGAGTGACGCACGCTGCCGCCCGTCGCCGCGATCAGTACCGGCGTGCCGGTCAGCGCCTCCGGGTCCGTGGCGCTCAGCGCGTCGAAGAAGGACTTGAACAGTCCGCTGTAGGACGCCGAGAACACCGGCGTGACCACGATCAGCGCGTCCGCCCCGGTCACCGCGTCGAACGCGTCCGACAGTCCCGGCCCGGGGAAGCCGTTCGTGAAGACGTGCGCGATCTCCACGGCGAGGTCCCGCAGCTCGATCACCCGGACGTCGGCCTGCCCGAGGCTCGCGGAGGCGGCCTCGGCGAGCCGGTCGCCCAGCAGCCGCGTGGACGACGGCACGCTCAGTCCGGCCGACACGACGACGACGCTCATGCCCGCGCCCCTTCCTCCTCGGCGGTGGCGGCCTTCCGCGCCGCGGCCAGCCGCGAGGCGTGGGTCGGCGCCTCCGGCACGTCCGCCGGCCGGTTCTTCGCGAACTCCTTCCGCAGCACCGGCACGACCTCCTCCCCGAGCAGGTCGAGCTGCTCCAGCACCGTCTTCAGCGGCAGGCCCGCGTGGTCCATCAGGAACAGCTGGCGCTGGTAGTCGCCGGCGTACTCGCGGAAGGACAGCGTCTTCTCGACGACCTGCTGCGGGGACCCCACGGTCAGCGGCGTCTGCGCGGTGAACTCCTCCAGCGAGGGCCCGTGCCCGTACACCGGCGCGACGTCGAAGTACGGCCGGAACTCCCGCACCGCGTCCTGCGAGTTCCTCCGCATGAACACCTGCCCGCCGAGCCCGACGATCGCCTGCTCGGGCGTGCCGTGCCCGTAGTGGGCGTACCGGGTCCGGTACAGCTCGACCATCCGCTTGGTGTGGTCGGCCGGCCAGAAGATGTTGTTGTGGAAGAAGCCGTCGCCGTAGTACGCGGCCTGCTCGGCGATCTCCGGCGAGCGGATGGACCCGTGCCAGACGAACGGCGGCACGCCGTCCAGCGGGCGGGGCGTGGAGGTGAACCCCTGGAGCGAGGTGCGGAAGCGTCCCTCCCAGTCGACGACGTCCTCGCGCCACAGCCGGTGCAGCAGGGCGTAGTTCTCGATGGCGAGGTTGATGCCCTGGCGGATGTCCTGGCCGAACCAGGGGTAGACCGGGCCGGTGTTGCCGCGGCCCATCATCAGGTCCACCCGGCCGTCGGCCAGGTGCTGCAGCATCGCGTAGTCCTCGGCGATCTTCACCGGGTCGTTGGTGGTGATCAGCGTGGTGGAGGTGGACAGCAGCAGCCGCTCGGTGCGGGCCGCGATGTAGCCGAGCATGGTGGTCGGCGAGGACGGCACGAACGGCGGGTTGTGGTGCTCCCCGGTCGCGAACACGTCCAGGCCCACTTCCTCGGCCTTCAGCGCGATGGCGACCATGGCCTTGATCCGCTCGCGCTCGGTCGGCGTGCGCCCCGTCGTCGGGTCGGGGGTGACGTCCCCGACGCTGAAGATCCCGAACTGCATGGCCGCTCACCTTCCAGTTTGTTGACGGTTCAACTATACCTCTGGAACGGCCCTCCGCCCCGCCCTATTCCGCCCCTACGGAAACAGCCCCGCACCCCCGCGTGTCCACGTACCCACGACCCCACGTACCCACGGCCCCACGCCCCCCTACGGCGCCGGCTCCCCCGCCCGCAGCCGGGCCGCCTGCTCGGCGCCGTACTCCGTGGTGCGCCGCAGGTGCTCGACGAACAGCTCCAGCTCGCCGTCGTCCAGGTCGTCGAAGAGCGCGAACCAGCCACCCCCGACCCGCTCCCACACCCGCGCCACCTCGACGGTCCGCTCCGGCACCGGCGCGACCAGCACCAGCCGCCGGTCGCCCGCGTCCCGCTCCCGGACCACGTACCCCGCCCGCTCCAGCCGGTCCACCAGCCGCGTCGCCGAGCCGGTGGTCAGCCCGGTCAGCTCCGCGATCCGCCCGGTCGTCACCGGGCCGGGCTCCAGGGTGAGCAGGTTCAGGCACTGCAGGTCGGTCGGGTGCAGCCCCAGCCGGTCGGCGAGCGCCTGGTTGAACAGCGCGTACGACGCCATGTACCGCCGCGCCACCACGGCCAGCTCGGCCATCAGCCGTGACCGCTTCTCCCCCGGCGGCCCCGCCGTCGTCGCACCCCTGACCCGTCCGTCCGCTGCGTCCGTCACGGGGGCATGTATCCCCGGACCGCACCGCCGCAGGCGCCCTCCAACAGGTGACACGGGCGGCCCGTGCGAAGCTGCGGGCATGCTGATCCTCCGCTCCGCCGCCCTGTTCGTCCTCGCCGCGATCCTGGAGATCGGCGGCGCGTGGCTGGTCTGGCAGGGCGTCCGCGAACACCGCGGCTGGATGTGGGCGGCCGGCGGGGTCCTCGCCCTCGGCGCGTACGGCTTCGTGGCCACCTTCCAGCCCGACGCCCACTTCGGCCGGGTGCTCGCCGCGTACGGCGGCATCTTCGTCGCCGGGTCGATCCTGTGGGGCGTGATCGCCGACGGCTACCGCCCGGACCGCTGGGACACCGCCGGCGCGCTGGTCTGCCTCGCCGGCATGGCCCTCATCATGTGGGCCCCGCGCAACGGCTGACGCGGACCTCCGAGGGCCCGCCCGGCCTCCGCACGCCCCCGCCATATGCTGACCGGGCGCGGTCCGTCCCCCGCGGTGCGCGCCCGTGCCGACCGTCCGACACCCGACCGCCCCGCCACCGCCCGCCCCGAGGAGCAGCCCATGGCCACCGCCGTACCGCCCGCCGCGTCCCGCATCGCCGTCGTCACGGGGGCGAGCAGCGGGATCGGCGCCGCGACGGCGCGACGGCTGGCCGAGGCCGGCTACCGCGTCGTCCTCACCGCCCGCCGCGCGGACCGCATCGAGGCGCTCGCCGAGGAGCTGAACGCGGCCGGGCACTCGGCGACGGCGTACCCGCTGGACGTCACCGACCGCGCCGCCGTCGACGAGTTCGCCACCGCGTTCCGCACCGTCGGCGTGCTGGTCAACAACGCGGGCGGCGCCCTCGGCGCCGACCCGGTCGCCACCGGCGACCCGCAGGACTGGCGCACGATGTACGAGACCAACGTCATCGGCACCCTCAACCTCACCCAGGCCCTGCTGCCCAAGCTGGACGCGAGCGGCGACGGCACGGTCGTGGTGGTCTCCTCCACCGCCGGGCACGCCACCTACGAGGGCGGCGCGGGCTACGTCGCCGCCAAGCACGGCGCGCACGTCCTCGCCGAGACGCTGCGCCTGGAGATCGTCGGCCGCCCGGTGCGGGTGATCGAGATCGCGCCCGGGATGGTGAAGACCGAGGAGTTCGCCCTGACCCGGTTCGGCGGCGACGCGGAGAAGGCCGCCAAGGTGTACGAGGGGGTCGCCGAGCCCCTCACGGCGGACGACGTGGCCAACACCATCGCCTGGGCCGTGACCCGCCCGTCCCACGTCAACATCGACCTGCTGGTGGTCCGCCCGCGCGCCCAGGCGTCCAACTCCAAGGTGCACCGGGAAACACGATGACCACGGACGGCGGGACCACGGACGGCGAGCGGCGCCGCCTGGAGCTGGGGAAGAGGTGATGTACGCGATGTCGCACGCGAAGCAGGGGACTCCCGTAGGGGGATCTCGGCCACGGCGATGAGTTCCGCGGCGTCCGGCGGTCTTCCTGTCGGGACAGGACCCCGTGACCGAGGAGGACGTGCCATGCGCGCCGTGACCTATTCGATGAGCGTCTCGCTCGACGGCTACATCACCGGACCGGACGGCGGCATCGACTGGTCGACGCCGGACGACGGCGTCTTCCGCTTCTGGATCGACGAGATCCGGCAGGTCGGCGTCCATCTGCTCGGCCGGCGGCTGTACGAGACGATGCTCCACTGGGAGACCGCCGCCGACGACCCGTCGCTCGACGACGCGCAGCGCGAGTGGACCGAGCTGTGGAACCCGCTGCCCAAGGTGGTCTTCTCCCGCACGCTCACGGAGGTGCGGGGGGCCGCGCGGCTGGCCGCCGGCAGCCCGGCCGAGGAGATCGAGCGGCTGCGGGCGGAGCCGGGCGACGGAGAGATCGCGATCGGCGGCGCGGCGCTCGCCGCCGAGGCGGCCGCGGCGGGGCTGGTCGACGAGTACCGGACGATGGTCCACCCGGTGCTGGTGGGCGGGGGCACCCCGTACTTCCCCCGCGACGGGCGCCGCGTGGACCTCGAACTCGTCGAGACCCGCACCTTCGCGTCGAACATCGTGTACCTGCGCCACCGCGTGCGGAGGTGACCCCGCACGCGGCGCTCAGCCCTTCACGCAGACGACCTGCTTCAGCTTCGCGACGACCTCCACGAGGTCCCGCTGCTGGTCGATGACCTGCTCGATCGGCTTGTACGCGGCCGGGATCTCGTCGACCACACCGGAGTCCTTGCGGCACTCCACGCCCCGCGTCTGCTCCTCGAGGTCCTTCGCCGTGAACCGACGCTTCGCCGCGTTGCGGCTCATGCGGCGGCCGGCGCCGTGCGACGCGGAGTTGAAGGACGCCGCGTTCCCGAGGCCCTTCACGATGTACGAGCCCGTGCCCATCGAGCCCGGGATGATCCCGTACTCGCCGGAGCCCGCGCGGATCGCGCCCTTGCGGGTGACCAGCAGGTCCATGCCCTCGTAGCGCTCCTCGGCCACGTAGTTGTGGTGGGCGCTGATCTCCGGTTCGAAGGCGGGCCGGGCCTTCTTGAACTCCTTGCGGACCACGTCCTTCAGGAGCGCCATCATGATCGAGCGGTTGTACTTCGCGTACTCCTGCGCCCAGAACAGGTCGTTGCGGTAGGCCGCCATCTGCGGGGTGTCCGCGACGAAGACGGCGAGGTCGCGGTCGACCAGGCCCTGGTTGTGCGGGAGCTTCTGGGCGACGCCGATGTGGTGCTCGGCGAGCTCCTTGCCGATGTTGCGGGAACCGGAGTGCAGCATCAGCCAGACATATCCCTCCGTATCGGTGCATATTTCCACGAAGTGATTTCCCCCGCCGAGCGTGCCCATCTGCTTCGCGGCCCGCCCCTCACGGAACTTCACCGCGTCCGCGACCCCGCCGAAACGGCTCCAGAAGTCCTCCCACCCGCCGGCCGGGAAGCCGTGCAGGCGCCCCGGGTCGACGGGGTCGTCGTGCATGCCCCGGCCCACCGGAATGACCTGCTCGATGCGCGAGCGCAGCCGGGACAGGTCGCCGGGCAGGTCGTTCGCCGTCAGGGACGTCTTCACCGCGGACATGCCGCAGCCGATGTCGACGCCCACCGCCGCCGGGCACACCGCACCCCGCATCGCGATGACCGAACCGACCGTGGCGCCCTTGCCGTAGTGCACGTCCGGCATCACGGCCAGGCCCTTGATCCAGGGCAGGGTGGCGACGTTGCGCAGTTGCTGGAGCGCGCCCTCCTCCACCGTCGCCGGGTCCGTCCACATACGGATCGGCACCTTCGCACCCGGCAGTTCCACATACGCCATGACGTCCTCATTCCCCCGGAAAAACGAACAGAAGTCTCATAACGCAAAACCGGCGCCGAGGTCGGCGATAAGGGATGACGGACCGGCGTCCACGGCAGTGCGTGCGATACACATTGTCTGCGAACGGCTCCCCCCTGCGGCAAGCGATTAACCAGCGGGGACACTGGAAGGCCCGGCGGGCAGCGGCCCGCACCCACCGTCGAGAGGACCTGGACCGTGCAGCGGAAGGCGTACGGACCCGGCGTCGCCGTGCTCCTGGCGGCCGTACTGGCCGGCTGCACCGGCAGCTCGGACGACGGCGGGCGGACGGACGACTCCAACCCGGGCAGCGCCGGCGCGGCGAGCCAGGCGGCCCAGCCCGGCCGGTACGCCACCCTTCCGGAGCCCTGCGGCGCGGTCGACGACCGCACGTTGGAGGAACTCCTGCCCGGCCTCGGCGAGTTGGCGGACGAGCAGCAGCGGGAGAAGGCGTACGCGGGCGAGGCGACGCTCACCTACGACACCGACCGCAAGGTGGGCTGCCGCTGGAAGGTGGAGTCGCTCGCGGCGACCGACCGGCTGCTGGTCGACTTCGAACGGGTCGTCTCCTACGACCACGCGGTCAGCGACGACGCCCGGGCCGAGGAGCTGTTCGCGCGCAGGCGGACGGCGGCGCAGCTTCCCGAGCCGGCGGTGACGGGCTCCGGCTCCCCCTCCCCGTCCGGTTCGGGCACGACGGGTTCCGCGGACCCCAGCGGGTCCCCGGCGGCGCCCGGTTCGTCCTCGCCCACCGCGTCGCCCTCCGTCTCCCCGTCCGAGCTCCAGCCGCGGATCCTGGAGGACCTCGGCGACGAGGCGTTCCTCGACGACGCGCTCAGCAGCTCCGGTTCGACCGTCCAGGAGCGCACCGTCACTGTGGCGTTCCGCACGTCCAACGTCATCGTGACCATCGAGTACGCGGAGCAGCCGGTGACCGTCGGCGCCGTCCCGGACAGCAAGGAAATGCAGGACAGGGCACGGAAACTGGCCGCCGAGCTGTCCGACTCGCTGGGCGGCTGACCCTGCTTCACCGCCCTGTCACGCGCGCCGCGAAGCCCGCGAAGTACGGCCGTACGGGTGACGGGGCGCGTACCGTGACCCCTCGGACACCGTCCCGACCGCAGGGAACACGAGCGTCATGAGTGAAGGAACCATGCAGCGACGAGCACAGCGAGAGCAGCCCGAGCGAGCCAAGCGCCTGACCCGCGTCCTTGTCTGCGCGGCAGCCGTCCCCGTGATGCTGGTCGCCACCGGCTGCTCCTCGGACTCCGGCTCCGACGACGGCGGCGAGAAGGCCGCGAGCGCCTCCCCGTCGGCGAGCCCGTCCCCGACCGTGCAGGCGGCGGCGTACCGGACGCTGCCCGAGGCGTGCGACGTGCTGACGAAGAAGACCCTCAAGGACCTGGCGCCCAAGGCGAAGTCCGGCAAGGAGGGCAGCTCGGACGACGTGGCGTCGCGGGCCAGCTGCTCCTGGAGCAGCCTGGACAACAACGGGGTCGAGGGCTCGCAGTTCCGCTGGCTGAACGTGTCGCTGCTGCGCTTCGAGTCGGACACCACGCGTGGTCCGGGTGACGAGCTGGCCAAGGAGTACTACGACAAGCAGGTGCGCGAGGTCCGGGCGACGCAGGGCGCGAGGAGCCTGCGCGCGGAGGCGCTGACCGGCGCCGGGGACGAGGCGACCGCGGTGCGCTACGACCTGAAGAAGAAGGAAGGCACCTTCAGGCAGCAGACGGTCGTGGCGCGCGTGGAGAACGTGGTCGTCACCCTCGACTACAACGGCGCGGGCCTGGCGGGCGACGAGACGCCGGACGCCGACGATCTGATGGCGGACGCGAAGAAGGCCGCCAAGGAGGCCGTGCTGTCCGTGACGCGGGCGAACGGCCCGGGCGCGGCGAGCGGTTCACCGTCCGCGCCGGCGTCGGGCAAGCCGTCCGCACCGGCCTCCGGGGCGTCCTCGGCGTCGGCCTCCGGCGCGAGCTGAGCCTGCTGAAACAGATCCGGCCACCCGTTCTCCGTACACATGTGCCACTCTGTTGCGCGCAACAACACGCACTGGGAGGGGAGTACGGGTGGCCGCGCCACTGCAGCTGACACGGATGCACCGGGTTCTCATCGGCGTGGTCGTCACCGGTGCCGTCGTCATCGCCGGGATCGGCTTCGCCGGTTCGTACGCGGCGGTCCGTGAGCTGGCCCTGCAGAAGGGCTTCGGCGACTTCAGTTACGTCTTTCCGATCGGCATCGACGCGGGCATCTGCGTCCTGCTGGCGCTGGACCTGCTGCTGACGTGGATCCGCATCCCGTTCCCGCTGCTGCGGCAGACGGCGTGGCTGCTGACGGCGGCCACGATCGCCTTCAACGGCGCGGCGGCCTGGCCGGATCCGCTCGGTGTGGGCATGCACGGCGTGATCCCGGTGCTGTTCGTGGTCTCCGTGGAGGCCGCCCGGCACGCCATCGGCCGGATCGCCGACATCACCGCCGACAAGCACATGGAGGGCGTGCGGCTCACCCGGTGGCTGCTGTCGCCGGTGCCGACGTTCCTGCTGTGGCGGCGGATGAAGCTGTGGGAGCTGCGCTCCTACGAGCAGGTGATCAAGCTGGAGCAGGAGCGGCTGGTCTACCAGGCCCGCCTGCGCTCCCGCTTCGGCCGTTCCTGGCGCCGCAAGGCCCCGGTCGAGTCCCTGATGCCGCTGCGCCTCGCCAAGTACGGCGTCCCCCTCGCCGACACGGCCCCGGCGGGCCTGGCGGCGGCGGGCATCGAACCGGCCCTGATCCCCCCGGCGCCGGAACCCCCCGTGGCCGCGGGCAGTCGTGCCGCCGGGGCGGCACGGGTGGGCGACGGGGGTACCTCCCAGGCCGTTCAGGCACTGGGGGAGGCGCCTCCCGGCGAGCAGCGGCTGCAACTCGAGGGCAACCGGAACTCCGAGCAGCAGGAGGAAGCCCCCGGCAATCCCTGGCTGCACGCCCGCGACCCGCAGTCCGTCGAGTACCACGGCGACTACGACCCGACGTTCGACCCGGACGAGTACGCCCGCTGGATGGCCGAGCAGCGCCAGGCGGAACAGTACGAGGAGCAGTACCAGGAGGAGCCCCCGCTCCAGGAACCCGCCCCCGAGGAGACCGGCGCCTTCCCCATCCCGGTCGTCCCGGGCGGCCGCACCCGCGAGCTGGGCGAGGGCGGCGCCGCTCCCGGCGCGGAGCCGGACGAGGAGGCCTACTACCAGGTCTTCAAGAAGTCGATCAACGGCAGCTACCCGACGCCCCGTGAGTTCGGCGACAACGTGGAGGCCGAGTTCAGCCGGACCCTCCCGCCGGAGGAGGCCAAGCGCATGGTCACCCGCTTCACCAACCGCTTCAACGCGGAGCTGGAGGAGGACCACATCGCCTGACCGGCGGCCACGACGACGAGGGGGCGCCCGGTGTGCGCCGGGCGCCCCGTCGTGTTCGCGCCGTGCGGTGTGTGCCGCCGTCCTCCTAGCGGGCCGCGTGGCCGAAGGCGACGCCCGCCGAGGGCAGTCCGTCCTTGCCCGGCTGGTAGGTGGTGGCCGGGGTCCTGGTCCCGCTCACCACGTTGGACATCGGCAGGGCGTGCAGGGCCCCGTGGGTGAGCGGCCCGTCGGGCATGCCGACGTACAGCCGGCTGCCGGTGAAGTGGATGCTGGAGCCGACGCGCTGGTTGGCGCCCGGCGTGCCGGGGATGCCGCCCGAGTTGCCCGCCTCGAACCAGCGGTCGTCGGCGCCCGGGGAGCCCACCAGGGAGAACGTGGTGATGGCGCCGGCCTTCGCGGTGGTGCCGACGGCCTCGTCCGGGATGCCCACGGCCAGCCTCAGGTTCGCCGCGGTGCTGACCGCGCGGGGCGCGGTGCTGACGGCGGTGAGGGCCGCGCCGAACCGGTCACCGGCCTCGGAAGTGCCGCTGACGTCGTCGGTCGCGGTGCCCGAGTAGTAGCTGTGCGACTGGCTGTAGGTGCCGGCGGCGGTGATGCGGAAGCTCTGGGCCATGCCGGTGTCGGTCTTGTTCACGCCGTCGATGTCCAGGTCCTCGCCGGGCGAGCCGACGACGAGGATCGACTCGCCGGTGACGCCGGCCGACGGGCGGTAGGGCACCAGGGTCAGGGCCGCGGCGAACTGGTCGCCCGGCTCGGCGCCGCCGGAGACGGTGTCCAGGTCCTGGTCGAGCCCGAAGAGCGGGGTGGGGTTGCCGGCGTCCAGCCGGTGCGAGAAGACG from Streptomyces sp. DH-12 carries:
- a CDS encoding response regulator transcription factor; amino-acid sequence: MPHTVLLAEDDRAIRNALERALTLEGYRVTAVADGVEALAQARRSRPDVLVLDVMMPGIDGLQVCRALRAEGDRTPVLILTALVETADRIAGLDAGADDYVVKPFDVEEVFARLRALLRRAAPVPAEPGRAAQESGAAAAPSGRHLEAAGLRMDPQARRVWRGDRELELTRTEFELLELLIRNAGVVLEHSAVYDRIWGYDFGPGSKNLAVYVGYLRRKLDEPGAPQLIHTVRGVGYVLREG
- a CDS encoding dihydrofolate reductase family protein, yielding MRAVTYSMSVSLDGYITGPDGGIDWSTPDDGVFRFWIDEIRQVGVHLLGRRLYETMLHWETAADDPSLDDAQREWTELWNPLPKVVFSRTLTEVRGAARLAAGSPAEEIERLRAEPGDGEIAIGGAALAAEAAAAGLVDEYRTMVHPVLVGGGTPYFPRDGRRVDLELVETRTFASNIVYLRHRVRR
- a CDS encoding YnfA family protein, which produces MLILRSAALFVLAAILEIGGAWLVWQGVREHRGWMWAAGGVLALGAYGFVATFQPDAHFGRVLAAYGGIFVAGSILWGVIADGYRPDRWDTAGALVCLAGMALIMWAPRNG
- a CDS encoding SDR family NAD(P)-dependent oxidoreductase, with translation MATAVPPAASRIAVVTGASSGIGAATARRLAEAGYRVVLTARRADRIEALAEELNAAGHSATAYPLDVTDRAAVDEFATAFRTVGVLVNNAGGALGADPVATGDPQDWRTMYETNVIGTLNLTQALLPKLDASGDGTVVVVSSTAGHATYEGGAGYVAAKHGAHVLAETLRLEIVGRPVRVIEIAPGMVKTEEFALTRFGGDAEKAAKVYEGVAEPLTADDVANTIAWAVTRPSHVNIDLLVVRPRAQASNSKVHRETR
- a CDS encoding CE1759 family FMN reductase, with the protein product MSVVVVSAGLSVPSSTRLLGDRLAEAASASLGQADVRVIELRDLAVEIAHVFTNGFPGPGLSDAFDAVTGADALIVVTPVFSASYSGLFKSFFDALSATDPEALTGTPVLIAATGGSVRHSLVLDHALRPLFSYLRAVVVPTGVYAASEDWGAEGLNARIARAATELAALTATTPATRPLPRQAAPADRPRRDAAPGGSEARQVSSGREPAGQGGAEARQGAAGGAPLPKRDSFEDVTPFEERLAALRPGG
- a CDS encoding RtcB family protein, which gives rise to MAYVELPGAKVPIRMWTDPATVEEGALQQLRNVATLPWIKGLAVMPDVHYGKGATVGSVIAMRGAVCPAAVGVDIGCGMSAVKTSLTANDLPGDLSRLRSRIEQVIPVGRGMHDDPVDPGRLHGFPAGGWEDFWSRFGGVADAVKFREGRAAKQMGTLGGGNHFVEICTDTEGYVWLMLHSGSRNIGKELAEHHIGVAQKLPHNQGLVDRDLAVFVADTPQMAAYRNDLFWAQEYAKYNRSIMMALLKDVVRKEFKKARPAFEPEISAHHNYVAEERYEGMDLLVTRKGAIRAGSGEYGIIPGSMGTGSYIVKGLGNAASFNSASHGAGRRMSRNAAKRRFTAKDLEEQTRGVECRKDSGVVDEIPAAYKPIEQVIDQQRDLVEVVAKLKQVVCVKG
- a CDS encoding DUF2637 domain-containing protein; translated protein: MAAPLQLTRMHRVLIGVVVTGAVVIAGIGFAGSYAAVRELALQKGFGDFSYVFPIGIDAGICVLLALDLLLTWIRIPFPLLRQTAWLLTAATIAFNGAAAWPDPLGVGMHGVIPVLFVVSVEAARHAIGRIADITADKHMEGVRLTRWLLSPVPTFLLWRRMKLWELRSYEQVIKLEQERLVYQARLRSRFGRSWRRKAPVESLMPLRLAKYGVPLADTAPAGLAAAGIEPALIPPAPEPPVAAGSRAAGAARVGDGGTSQAVQALGEAPPGEQRLQLEGNRNSEQQEEAPGNPWLHARDPQSVEYHGDYDPTFDPDEYARWMAEQRQAEQYEEQYQEEPPLQEPAPEETGAFPIPVVPGGRTRELGEGGAAPGAEPDEEAYYQVFKKSINGSYPTPREFGDNVEAEFSRTLPPEEAKRMVTRFTNRFNAELEEDHIA
- a CDS encoding LLM class flavin-dependent oxidoreductase is translated as MQFGIFSVGDVTPDPTTGRTPTERERIKAMVAIALKAEEVGLDVFATGEHHNPPFVPSSPTTMLGYIAARTERLLLSTSTTLITTNDPVKIAEDYAMLQHLADGRVDLMMGRGNTGPVYPWFGQDIRQGINLAIENYALLHRLWREDVVDWEGRFRTSLQGFTSTPRPLDGVPPFVWHGSIRSPEIAEQAAYYGDGFFHNNIFWPADHTKRMVELYRTRYAHYGHGTPEQAIVGLGGQVFMRRNSQDAVREFRPYFDVAPVYGHGPSLEEFTAQTPLTVGSPQQVVEKTLSFREYAGDYQRQLFLMDHAGLPLKTVLEQLDLLGEEVVPVLRKEFAKNRPADVPEAPTHASRLAAARKAATAEEEGARA
- a CDS encoding MarR family transcriptional regulator — translated: MAELAVVARRYMASYALFNQALADRLGLHPTDLQCLNLLTLEPGPVTTGRIAELTGLTTGSATRLVDRLERAGYVVRERDAGDRRLVLVAPVPERTVEVARVWERVGGGWFALFDDLDDGELELFVEHLRRTTEYGAEQAARLRAGEPAP
- a CDS encoding DUF3558 family protein — protein: MQRRAQREQPERAKRLTRVLVCAAAVPVMLVATGCSSDSGSDDGGEKAASASPSASPSPTVQAAAYRTLPEACDVLTKKTLKDLAPKAKSGKEGSSDDVASRASCSWSSLDNNGVEGSQFRWLNVSLLRFESDTTRGPGDELAKEYYDKQVREVRATQGARSLRAEALTGAGDEATAVRYDLKKKEGTFRQQTVVARVENVVVTLDYNGAGLAGDETPDADDLMADAKKAAKEAVLSVTRANGPGAASGSPSAPASGKPSAPASGASSASASGAS